The Bacillota bacterium genome includes a window with the following:
- the hemH gene encoding ferrochelatase — protein MSGRGLREGRWGVILLGFGGPERPEEVPAFLRKLLRREPPPALEAEVGERYRRFGGSPLPAVTRRQRQLLAAELERRGLRWPVEAGMAYAEPSIEEGLRRLAEQGVERLLLLSLTPYRSAVSVDEYERAALEALRRLELPLEPVRVPPWHEHPLYLGALAERLREALEEVPPEEREGVPVVFSAHSLPRSMVEGGDPYVRQLEATIRGLNRLLGPLNWRLGFQSRGRASAEPWLEPDVLRLLEELRLQGHRRVVVDPIGFLADHLETLYDNDVEHRERAAELGLAFHRVRCLNDSPALIRLLAEVAVAAAAAAPAGEGGA, from the coding sequence TTGAGCGGGCGCGGGCTGCGGGAGGGGCGCTGGGGTGTCATCCTGCTGGGGTTCGGCGGGCCGGAGCGGCCGGAGGAGGTGCCGGCCTTCCTGAGGAAGCTGCTGCGCCGCGAGCCGCCCCCCGCCCTGGAGGCGGAGGTGGGCGAGCGCTACCGGCGCTTCGGCGGCTCGCCGCTGCCGGCCGTCACGCGGCGGCAGCGCCAGCTGCTCGCCGCCGAGCTGGAGCGGCGCGGGCTCCGGTGGCCGGTGGAGGCGGGCATGGCCTACGCCGAGCCCTCGATCGAGGAGGGCCTGCGCAGGCTGGCGGAGCAGGGGGTGGAGCGGCTCCTCCTGCTCAGCCTCACCCCCTACCGCTCGGCGGTCAGCGTGGACGAGTACGAGCGGGCGGCGCTGGAGGCGCTCCGCCGCCTGGAACTGCCGCTGGAGCCGGTGCGGGTGCCGCCCTGGCACGAGCACCCGCTCTACCTGGGCGCGCTGGCGGAGCGACTCCGCGAGGCGCTGGAGGAGGTGCCGCCAGAGGAGCGCGAGGGGGTGCCCGTCGTCTTCAGCGCTCACAGCCTCCCCCGCTCCATGGTGGAGGGGGGCGACCCCTACGTGCGGCAGCTGGAGGCCACCATCCGCGGCCTCAACCGCCTGCTCGGGCCGCTCAACTGGCGGCTGGGCTTCCAGAGCCGCGGGCGGGCCAGCGCCGAGCCCTGGCTGGAGCCGGACGTGCTGCGCCTCCTGGAGGAGCTCCGCCTCCAGGGGCACCGGCGGGTGGTGGTCGACCCCATCGGCTTCCTGGCCGACCACCTGGAGACGCTCTACGACAACGACGTGGAGCACCGCGAGCGGGCCGCCGAGCTGGGGCTGGCCTTCCACCGCGTCCGCTGCCTCAACGACTCGCCGGCGCTGATCCGGCTGCTGGCCGAGGTGGCGGTGGCGGCCGCCGCGGCCGCGCCGGCGGGGGAGGGGGGAGCGTGA